Genomic DNA from Salvia miltiorrhiza cultivar Shanhuang (shh) chromosome 1, IMPLAD_Smil_shh, whole genome shotgun sequence:
ATCTTCAGGAGACACAGTGTCATCGAAAATCGCATTGCATTTGCCCTTtggattgacagtagtgttgctcCGGAATTGGCTCGACTTGTGCTGCGcggctgcttggttggcaatctgaccaatttgagtctccaacatctgcacttgcttggacagtgctgagaaattattttcaatatgacccacttgagactccaaattggtcattcttgtattaacagttgtcttcatactagatatctctgttaacatctgctgcatcatatccaacatttgaaattgaatttgctcAATAGTTGCCATCGTATGCAGTGCCTGAAAAAAcgagaaatagaaaaataaaaataaaaagaaacagtaaacgcctgaagtactacctagtcctatcggaaatattaaagcaacttctaatcagtccccggcaacggcgccaaaaagttgatcactaatttcttagcaacaaatactgcaactaacacaggcaattgtagcaagtaaaaagtaaccgagtatcgtatccacagggactgaaaaatcgaaatcactctagctatctcctaaacaaactaaaatagtagacaggcaaacgaaaataaagattgatttactaaaacgcaaataacaaataaaaacacttaggaaattcaaataataaaagactctgaccctagggatgtacttttactaattaactacatgcatttaacctattgattcaattaccaatttaatccaaccctgatgagagatcacaaaactattcacaagcttctctaacgaacacctatgaaagtacaataaatcatacacacataattaatcagctatgtacaaaccctaggttcagatgaaAGAACTAGCTGAAcctcataaaataaaataaaagcataaataaaaaaaagcaattgaaataaataaaatagataaaacccggaagaaattctggatgaacagcttgaatcttgaatcttgcaggaaaagaaatctaatctatgaaagcattaaaatcctaagtctaaaagtgaaaaatatgaaaagaggtaaagagatgtgaaaagatctgtctaataggtcagggaaaggacctatatataggcacaggagataaatacagtgtagagctcgaaaatactgataaaatccgaaaatcccgcaaaattccaaaaattcggaaattcccgtcgggcactattcactgctgtgcgcgactttcttgtttcggccatatcttcctcgtccgaactcggatttgcgaaccgtttgcgcctacgaactcgtatcgagacgaactacaactttcattaagatcaacagtccaaattcgaactccatatttctgtaaaattcatcaaagtacgagaaaGTAACATATttaacaagataaaacaatttaagcacaaaacaatcatccaacactcaatttcctataaaattaacatcataagaacactaaaaaccatggaaacatgagtgttatcacggCTCGACTAGTTTTGGGGATGTGCAGACTCCGCACATGGGTGTCCACCACTTGCCCACATTCGGTGCGTCGAGTTCTTATGGTGGGCCACGCTACTCGTGGGCTGAGCAGGGCACGAGTTCAGCATACCCGTCTGAGCCGCCTCGTTCTTCTATGCCGATCCTTAGAGATGCCAGATATTCTCAGGCAGAGATGCACGAGTATTGGAAGCAGTATAGTGGGGTATGTTGTCGTTGCATTAAATTTACAAGTCATTTAAATTATGTCAATATTGTTTAACTTGTGTTGTTTTAAATGAATTATAGGGAGTTTCCGAGGCAATAGCTGCTGTTCCCCTCAGTATTTGTGCACCAGATGTTCCACGCAAAAGCCAGCGACAACGAAACCCGTCGGCTGCACTTCAATCACCATACGTGCACAGCGCTGTGCCGAGACCCGTCGAGCAATAGTATGTTGACGGGTTTGAGCGTATGATGGAAGCTGGCCGCCGTGGACACTACCAGCCGGTGGTAGTGGCAGAGAGCAAGCACCCTCTCCCATATAACTTTTGGACCGGGATGCAAAACACGAGGACTAACCTCACGAGCAATGTTGGTTGATTTCTGAAGCAGTTTTTATCATGTAAGTCTGTTTACTTATTACTAACATTTAAGTACGTGCAGGCTGTTGATATGTACATGATGACGATGAGATCGAGGTTGATTGCGCGTGCTGACTTGATAGACGGTGTTGATCAGAGGACCACTATCATATTGGATACAGAATTATTCGtaagcatttaattaaatattatgctgttataatcaaatatgcttttaatataatgtttaaTTGCTGCAGAAATATTTGGATGATGAATTCAAGGAGTTGCTGTCAGCATGACATACTATGTTTCCCTCGAAGGCAGAAGGACGACTTTCGAGGTCCGACACAGTTTATTCTTCGTGGGTACCGCATCCCAAGAAGATGTATCTGGTGTATGGGCATGGGGTATCTTCGACTCATGGCGATTGGATGCATGCCACAACGGTACACATATATATCTACAGTATAAATATGTTGgagtagttcattttttatttcctctTCACCAATTGCATTTGCGTGTGCAGCTCATTTTGCCTATATTTGTGCTGGGACGTTACATTACATGCCGAGTGGATTTGCTGAGGGGTATTTGCGACATCTTCGATTCGCAGTTGTTCAAGACCCTGGCGCAGAAGCGCTTCGATGTGATCGCCGCTCTATATCCGCTGCAGTGCCTGTTGGGTAGGCTGCTTAACGTGTCCAAGTGGTTCGAAAGGACAGAGATTGTCCAAAACCCGTTGGAAAACCTCTCATGGCGAAAGTTGAAAATCCAATATGCCGAGGAGAATGAGCAGTTTCAGCAGCCAGATCAATGCAGCTCCGGTGTTTATGCGTGCATGTATGTGGAGCGTCTGATATCAGGCTCGCCGAGCCTTGCGTGGGGCAATGGTCACGCCACCGACTATAGGCGCAAGATAGGCAGTAGCATCTACGAGTTTTGCATCCCCCCAGAGCAATAGATTATGTATTTCCACTTTTAAATGACAATTATGCACATTGACGTTTTGATTAGATGTTGGAGTATCTGTTTGAGTATGTTTCTATCATTTTCCACTTGCATCCtacataaaattatgaaataagatgaaatttacaagtatccgccagtaaatacGTAGCCGCTATCAGTAGCCGCCCGAAAAAATGTCAGCGGCTACTGACGGCGGATAATGAATTTCTGGCGGGTACTTGGATATTTCATCTTATTTTATAGTTTAATGCATAACCAAACTATATCTGGTCATGTTATGCTATTAACTAaacttttatataaaacattgttcacttctccaaagtctcattcataatttcaactcaTAATTGTTAAGACATGTCCATGTTGGTCATTACTAAAGGCGTGTGTTTTCtgcttcaaaattttcaaatcaaacAGCATAACAGCTTCTAAAACATCAAAAACTGCTAAAATTTTAAGTATCCGCCAGAAAATGATTATCCGCGCCAAGTAGCCGCGTATGCTTTTATTGGGCGGCTACTGATGCTAGATTATGAATTACTGGCTGGTACTGAAAAATTTACTGTTTTTGCTAGTTCATATATATTACGCAAGTGATATCGCGTCGAAACTCATTGAATCCAATGCTGCCAACTTCAGCACATCAATTACTGGAATTGTTCACATCAATATCCATCGAATATAATATAACAAGAAATTAAACTACTGCTCCCAGCCCGTACCCTTGCATGCTCTACGTGTGTGGCCAGGCGAGCCACATAGACCACAGGTTTTGGGTGCTCGTTTTCCCAGACTACTTGATGCATCCGCTGTAGTAGTCCTCTGAGTCGGCCACTCACCAGCTGAAGgaattctagattctcttggtcgACCAGCTTGTCGCCGAGAAAGGTTTGGCAAAACAATATCAGTTGCAACTTCAAACGGAATTTCCCAATGCTCTAAGGGAGGCAAGTGATTTACTGAACCGGAGTATGTTTGAACCAGTGAACTCCGCAGGTAGTAAGCTTCCACGTAATCTTCCACTGGCTCTTTCGCCTCACTGCAAAAAGAATGATTATATTTAGTAGGCATCTAATTactgtaattttataataaaatagatttagcaTACGTAATGGCTGCGATAGCATGAGAACACGGCATGCCGTCCAGGTCGAATTCATTGCATTCACAGCTCTTCGCTTGAAGGTCAACCATGAAGCGACGATCACCAGCACGAACCCTGTATTTTCTCTCGGAGGTCCTCTTCGCAGTGTAACGACGACTCTTTGAGATCTCCGCACTTATCTTCTGTGTTGCCTCTGGAGTAAGAAGATCATTGCTCTCTTCCGCAAGACGCAAGTCTGTCATTGAACCACTGCTCCAGAACCATCCTGATTGCCTCCAGCATGGAGCATATAGGAAGGCGTCTGGCCCACAACAAACGGGCATTCAAAGCCTCGGCAGCATTAGATGTAAGAAAACTATAACGGGTCACCGGACTttgtgatcgtgcccacttctcAGGGCCTACGCGCATCAACTTCCCGTACGCCGCCGGCTTCAATTGAGCCATAGCCGACATTGCACGTGAAAATTCTGAGTCCTCGTAGGCGTATGCAGCCTGGCGGAAAAGCTCAACAACAGCTTGCCTGTAGCCCTTAATTTTGTTCTGCAAGTGGTAGTAGCAAAGaccgtgagtagcatttggtaactcgctcttcacagcattagcaatggagacatgcgcatcagAGACAACTAGTAAGTTGTCGGGCTGACCAAAAGTTTGTCTCACATTTGACAGGAACCACTTCCatgactcatcattctcgatcggTCCGACACCAAATGCCAACGGAAAAACTTGCTTATTTGCGTCTTTTGTCACGGCGACGAACAAAATACCATTGTTCttccccttcaagtgtgtgccgtcGACCACAATCACTGGTCGAAGCGAAAAGTAGAAAGGTGAGATGGAAGCCGCAAGAGCAAGAAACATATGTTTGAATCGGTTGTTTTCGTCTACTTCCAAATCCATCACGGTGCCTGGATTCGCTTGACATAGGGCATACAAATATTTGGGCAGAAGAAGGAACGAATCATCAATTCGACCGTATATCTTCTCTAAGCTGAGATTTCTTGCACACAAcgcgacatcatatttgattctgacgccaaattcacgtaacaactccgccataatagatttcggcttaatgacctctccGTCATCGCGTATTCTTTTTTCCACATAAGCTGCAACCACATTCGAATGTGCCTTTATTCGTTTCAAAATGCCCAATTCCCCTTGGCAAGAGTGCTCTTTAAACTTATGCACTCCCCACATCCCTCCGCCGTGACAAGATGCACGCACATCGAACTTGCACTTATCAGAGTGCTTGCACTTGTAATAGAGGCGTCTCTGATTTGAGCGTTCAACTTTTGCCTCAGCCCCTTGCTTCATATTCCAGAAGCCAACAGCAAGGACCAATTCTTCTTTACTAttgtaaaaagagttcttccccaaatcagcaactctggacaggtcactctcgcgagcaacgagcgaagtcgtggcgtccactggaatcaacggaactatccaattagatagatcaccggtcgagtccgtcggatttccgtgacgggttctactttgtcagatccaacctgctcgctcggtcgccgtgaactctatcagatcatcgtctaataaatcctcagaggcggcagaatctgtgcccgactcgttcgttggatcgtattcttcgtcttcttcatcagaatcgtcaTTAGGTTCTTCGGCTTCGTCTTCAGGTTGTACGGCTTCATCCGTCCGCACCTGGTTGAATCTCCCGCATATTTCATTCAGATTCCATGCGGATTCGTCCAACGGTTGCCCATCCCATGAAAAGTATTGTGTTGGAGGCGCGCTCTCGCGACCATGATACGACGTCTCATACTGACTAGATTGTGCTTCATCATCTCCGTATCCCGAAGCCTGGGCAAAATCAAAGTAGGGATGTACGCTTCTTCGACCGGGTCGTTgttgtgctcaacgtacaccatgggatattcGGCAGTTTCCAACAAGCCTTGCACATCATCGTCGTCAGTCAAGCCACATTTCGTCTCCCTTCCAAatcgattggtcgccaaataatacaattgatagTTCGGGCTCAACGAATGCATTGTCATTACATTGTTGATGTTGTATATCAGGCTCGCAACTGTTTCATTTAAGAGGGGAAGGACCTCCGTAGCCCCGCCAACATAGTATATACCATCGACGACTATGTTGTATCTCATATATATGTATctcacgaattccatctataaaaccacataaaatatagtattaaaatacgcttaaaaagttcaaaacatcacaataagcacgaaaaatgaagtatccgccagaatATTGTTATCCGTCACCAGTAGCCGCTGACCTTGTGGGGTCGGCGGCTATTGTCGTCATCTAATGAAATTATGGCggatacttcattttttttgttcaaaacattcaattatattagaaaCAGGTTTAATATTTCCCTAACATGCTTTTAAATTTcagataataaataaattcattaaaataacgtaaaacatgctctcaaCGTTAAAACCAACATAcgattaaacatgcaaactataatttatacaaacagtacaggagaatcaccttttcgggctgaaattcaacacaaattgcctgctctcgcacaaaaccactcaaatctttagGGTATATATTCTTAAATTTCTTTTCTGAAATTCAGGGtgagtatttcaatttgtgttttggtcattcacaaatgcagccttATAAGGACTAAACTTGATTCCTTAGAACAAGTTCACGTGAAGTGTAGTGTTCATTCAATACGGcttcaatctattattgcatgtcacctcacgcatgcataaaattagcattaatgGCCCACTACAACCAAAATTAGTATGTACTttaaattttttactaaaaaattaacaaaaaaaaaacaacaaatacaaaagaggaatgcgtatgttatattgaaacattcataacaagccgaaaaattaaaaattatacatattttgacACAAAACAATATTTTCTGCCTAACAGACCCAATACCCGCCAGAAAATCGTTCAACGGAGCCAGTAGCCGCCATATCTTTTTGTACGCGGCTACTGATGGCGAAAAACAATTTTATGGCGGGTACTTTACTTTTTGGCTAtagaatattatttcatttccgAATATATAAATTTCCAAATAAttggtatataatttcttattattttatgtgcaatcaaatcatgcataaagttgagtgttattacccccactataatccaaattttggcagattcactatctctcatatttctcatccatgtgtacttcttgtactgtaaatatttcactatctctcatatttccccttgtaaaaaatctaaaaataacggtgcatatgtaacaataaaaattcaagaaggataaaaattcacaatcatgttaattatgaactatatatttttttgaagcgaataacacaagtacccgccagtaattcgtagccGCCGGTCACAAAAGTGAGCGGCTACTGCGGCCGGATACGAATTACTGACGGGTACGTGGTTCattggtttcaaaaaaaaaaattggcttaagaattgacataatcgtgatttttttggccttcgtattaatgtttgtaacacacaaacgtcccctaatttattcaaaattttcaaatctatttaatcttataatgcatgaaagtgacgtgagttgacATTTATTGTGTCTTTCTCACATTTTAACTACCCAtcttacacaactcttacacaaatttccatcatcatcaacttttacacaaaaaatcaagcaagtCATCACCATCAAGTACACTTTTCGGTCTTTGACTTATTGGGTGGGTATTTTTGTAAGACGTTTTATCAAtgtgggtagattcccctattaacactaattttaattagttaaattaattttaattttacaatctaattaataatttgttggagtttgattaattataaagcatgattaattttaagtatgaatttgttagagatttatttatgttaaataattttgttaaatgaagtatgattaattgaattttaagtatgctaGTATGTGTTTATCATGAAATGGAATTTTAAGCATGATGATATTAAGCATGCTAGTATGTGATTATTTATCATGAATTTTAAGCATGATTAAtttcaagtatgattaattgaattttaagtatgctaGTATGTGATTATTTATCATGAATTTTAAGCATGATTAATTTCAAGTATGATTACAtgaattttaagtatgctaGTATTTTGTTAAttgatattatatattgtgggatagatttaatcaatttcttaaggatcttctccctttggggtagaaattgattatttcttaaggatcttctcccaacaaatgattgttttaaattttattactttattttttatttctttatatgtattgtattattgcttcgacattggggggccgggtagacctagtataggcttagtaaattaggaccactatggtcactatagctgctggtagagtcgagcacttggtagttaggatagtggggttatgctgtcgaaatttcgtttgattcaagtaatttatgatattttatttattttttcaattagaatttgcaagaatgagtgataatcgcatGTGGATGtatgcgagatacaatgatcgttctgcatttgaaacggggctggAGAATTTCCTTGATTATGCgataaatcaaacggcgtaTACAGGTGGGgtaggtaacattaggtgcccgtgtaagaagtgtaaCAATGAAGCCTTTTTATCTGTACCTACAGTCAGAAAACATGTTACTAGGCGTGGATTTATCCACAATTACACAACTTGGGTTTATCACGGAGAAGCACCGATGTGTATCGCGACAgaacatgctggacctagtaattaccaaGTAATGGACGAGGATGATGGGTCATataataactacgaaaggatgatgcatgatcatgctggatctagtaattatcaagatgtGTCAAATCTGGAGGAGCTACCCAATCCTGATGCTCAACAGATTTACGACATGTTGAACGCGGCCGATAATCCATTGTACCCAGGCTGTGACACTTACTCACAGTTAtcctggatgactcaattcatgagcataaaggctGAAAGTCATATGTTAGAGAGAACTTACAATCAGTTGTCTTCGATGTTTCAAAATGCTTTACCGAAGgataacaactgtccagaagacttctatagtacgaagagAAATCTGCGCGGTTTGGGTTTGCCCGTGGAAAAGATCGATTGTTGTGTTAATAATTatatgttgtattggggggaaactagtgagctacatagttgtatgttctgtgaccaatcacgatataaggagaaTTTGCGTGCATCTGGAAGTCGTCGAAAGAAACAGgtgcccgccaaacagatgcactactTTCCTTTGACGCCCCGACTGCAGAGGTTGTTTGCATCTGCAGCAACAGCCGAGAATATACGTTGGCATGCGACTTCAACAGACGATGGGGTTATGCGCCACCCGGCAGACTCTCCGGCTtggaaacacttgaattcagttTATCCTGAATTTGCTCAAgagatcagaaatgtgagattaggtctatctacagatggttttgccccctttgcacaatcaggatgtcaatattcttcttggccggtCATTGTCACACCATATAACTTGCCTCcatggttgtgcatgaaagaacaattcatgttcctcacagttcTCGTACCTGGGCCATCTAatccaaagatgaagttggacgtattcttgCAGCCACTGATACAAGAGATGAAATATTTGTGGGACGTAGGTGCGAACACTTACGACGTATCTGTGAAGCAAAATTTTCACATGCGGACAACTCTTATttggactatcagtgattttccagcgtacgctatgttgtctgggtggggtacagctgggagattggcatgtccacattgtatggagaatacagaagctTTCACTCTAACGaagagtggaaaacaatcgtggtttgacaatcatcggaagttcttacctcgtAACCGTGTGTTTAGAAGAAATAGAACATCATTCTTGAAGAATAAGACTTGCAATGTGTATGCACCAGAACAGAGATCGGGGAcagaaatcttgaatcaaatagAGCAgttaggcttcgtgaaggttacagAAGACTTTGATGGGAGAAATGctctgatttatgcctaattgttctaattttggggatttacatgcgcatattttaagttaaatcttctggaaattggtgcgttttatggtttgttttatgctttgcaggagatttaggtcttatagatggaagagtgcgattttggagattttgggggtaagaatggtgtttttaggcacactttgttatgcagagctgaacttctcTATAAAGGCCCGTGCCAGAGTAGAGAAGCCcgcttcagagcagaggagtgcgctccagaagtcgccagcgaaatccgctcaagccagagcagcgaaatgagaaaaacgccagaggaatcgaggcgagcgcggaaacgccagaggaatcgaagcgagcgaggaaatgccagaggaatcgaagcgagcgaggaatcgccagaggaatcgaagcgagcgaggaaatgccagagaaatcacttcgctactggaaacataagtgtcagaggaatcgctatgccagagaaatcaccatttctctggagtcagagaaatcaccatttctctggagtcagcgaaatcaagaagccagtgtagccaagtcatcaccagaggagtcaagagtcagagcagaggagatagaagtccattacagcggaatcgagaagccagagcggaaaccattccgctggcgatagccagagcggaagccattccgatGGCGAGAGCCCCGAATTCAGCCAGGGAGGAGATTATTTCCGGGGCGCGCAtcacagctggagagttgccttattttgcacgattctattgcctttagagttctactttgcatggcaactttcatggtgatccagaaggatttgaagtctataaatagggccatacttttcattgtaaaatatcaatcccttgccctagttttagacgccatctttgcgatctgttggcatccgaagcttaggatttacttgctttcatagtttttcatagtttcgagtttacattgttttaagttagatttcaattcagtttttagtttatccttggattgtgattgagtgacacaattgcacgttcaaggattttacggtatttcgtattttaattcaatttattttcgtttaatcatgctcatgtttttcattcatgtttatgctttcgttttaattatgcaatttaaattatgcactttagtttacgcctagattagaagtctttaaatttacaagtatttaatttcataagtaggtttaatttaagttctttaaaatcttgcctagggtttaatagttcaattcgcctagtttaattttaagttcggtttttacttaagtttttaattcaaagttttagtttaataatcaaactctttactgctttcttttattgctttttcctacgatactactaaaagcccttaaagactttccttgtgagatcgacttgggttagcttacacgttacaatagatctcgtacttttgcgagtcaatctagaatagtgtttaggttgagtcacgCTCAACTCgcaaaacatcaaaatatagggtggaaaaataaaagcatattttgggatcttcCCTATTGGAAGgatcttttgattcgacataatttGGATGTCATGCGCattgaaaaaaatgtgtttgataatgTGTTCAATATTGTCCTcaatgtgaaggggaagacgAAAGATACAGAAAagtatggaaataaattcaaaatacaattaTCATGATAAAATACTaatgttgtatataaattatattgattaaaaaaaattatataataataataataaattaataaataaatacttttgcgacataaaaataaagacaaaaacgagttcgatccgtaattaacagcATCTCATCGATATCATCTCgatatattataaggttatgaatatatatatgattttgtatattgaattagactttaaatgaattaataggtactatatatatcaataatacgagtgttctgtactggtgaccattcgaaatgaacttcaaagttaagcgtgcttgacttagagcacaactaagatgggtgaccgactgggaacttcgtctaacttataaataaataaataaataaaaataataaataaataaataatactccctgtAGGCACACGAAATTTATAGGATATAAAAGAATATTGtaattttatatctttgtttATTTTGGAATCTTATGAAATCCAAGATTAAATATGATACATTATTAATAAAGATCTTACCATATTTCAAAGATAGAGATCAATTTCTTTGGCAGCAAGTCAAAtctaatattgatatatatcaatattcAAGAGCCAATAGGATCGTGCCACGTCAGCCCTAAGCCCATAATCATGTAGGCTCTGGCCCAAAGCTTGACTcttcctacaactataaataggggtCCTCATATCAGTTctaaacacacacaaatcatttgagagctcaagcattgaaggagtaattcactacaacgaagtcatctccaacaatcaaggcaTTCTTTGTGGAAGCAACCCAAAAGCTCAAGTCAAATCCAACGCTCGATCCAGAAATAAGGCGTAGGCCCTCTGCATCAACGTTATAAAGCCCAAAGCTCAAGGTTCAAGGCGTTCTACAAGGAAGTCAACACGTTCTTTatcaaattcatcaaagtcAACATTTaattcagaaataaggtggaagtcctctggattgacgtcatcaaatacaaattcaagttcaagtcatcaaatcaaatccaaTGAGATCAAGAAGGCGAacttccctccaaagatttcaagaaacatatcaaattcaaattcaagttcaagtcatcaaatgcaaatccaaggagatcaagaaggcgtacttccctccaaagatttcaaGTAACATTTGAAGAGGATAATCAGATGATCAAGTGGAGATTCGCAACCCGCAACAAATTCATctcaatccatatattttggatttgtacacattttttgtatttcattaaattgaatacaataaaatttgtgtttacaaattttggcacgcccggtgggacatctctacctctcatATCTCATTTTCACCAACAGCAACTCAAGCAAATTCAAATGGAGAACAAAGCTTCAAGTGCTGCCCTAAACATCACTTTGGAGAACATTGGTGTTATCACTCGAGGCAAAGCTATGCAATT
This window encodes:
- the LOC131006719 gene encoding uncharacterized protein LOC131006719, which produces MDLEVDENNRFKHMFLALAASISPFYFSLRPVIVVDGTHLKGKNNGILFVAVTKDANKQVFPLAFGVGPIENDESWKWFLSNNKIKGYRQAVVELFRQAAYAYEDSEFSRAMSAMAQLKPAAYGKLMRVGPEKWARSQSPVTRYSFLTSNAAEALNAHLRLAEESNDLLTPEATQKISAEISKSRRYTAKRTSERKYRVRAGDRRFMVDLQAKSCECNEFDLDGMPCSHAIAAITEAKEPVEDYVEAYYLRSSLVQTYSGSVNHLPPLEHWEIPFEVATDIVLPNLSRRQAGRPRESRIPSAGEWPTQRTTTADASSSLGKRAPKTCGLCGSPGHTRRACKGTGWEQ